The following proteins are co-located in the Pseudomonas sp. DY-1 genome:
- the selD gene encoding selenide, water dikinase SelD, with amino-acid sequence MTDPIRLTQYSHGAGCGCKISPKVLEVILAGSGAQNLDPKLWVGNASRDDAAVYALDDERGVVSTTDFFMPIVDDPFDFGRIAATNAISDIYAMGGDPLMAIAILGWPVNVLPPEVAREVIRGGRSVCDEAGIPLAGGHSIDAPEPIFGLAVTGVVDKRNMKRNDTATAGCKLYLTKPLGIGILTTSEKKGKLREADVGLARDWMCTLNKPGSRFGKLAGVKAMTDVTGFGLLGHLVEMADGSGLTARIDYAKVPSLPGVEYYLERGCVPGGTLRNFESYGDRLAPLAEVQKLLLCDPQTSGGLLVAVAPEGEAEFLAVAEELGLQLAPIGQLHERQSLAVEVF; translated from the coding sequence ATGACCGACCCCATACGCCTCACCCAGTACAGCCATGGAGCTGGTTGCGGCTGCAAGATTTCTCCCAAGGTGCTGGAAGTGATCCTTGCCGGCAGCGGCGCACAGAACCTCGACCCGAAACTCTGGGTAGGCAATGCCTCCAGGGATGATGCGGCGGTCTATGCGCTGGATGATGAGCGCGGCGTAGTTTCCACCACTGACTTCTTCATGCCGATTGTCGATGACCCCTTCGACTTCGGCCGTATCGCTGCCACCAACGCCATCAGTGATATCTACGCCATGGGCGGCGACCCGCTGATGGCCATTGCCATCCTCGGCTGGCCGGTGAACGTGCTGCCGCCGGAAGTCGCCCGCGAAGTGATTCGGGGTGGTCGTTCGGTGTGCGATGAGGCGGGAATCCCGCTGGCCGGTGGGCACTCCATCGATGCCCCCGAGCCGATCTTCGGCCTGGCCGTCACCGGCGTGGTGGACAAGCGCAACATGAAGCGCAATGACACCGCCACCGCTGGCTGCAAGTTGTACCTGACCAAGCCCCTGGGCATCGGCATCCTCACCACGTCGGAGAAGAAGGGCAAATTGCGCGAAGCCGACGTGGGCCTGGCCCGCGACTGGATGTGCACGCTGAACAAGCCTGGCAGTCGCTTCGGCAAGCTCGCCGGCGTCAAGGCGATGACCGACGTCACAGGCTTCGGCCTGCTTGGCCACCTGGTGGAAATGGCCGACGGCAGTGGCCTGACCGCCCGTATCGATTACGCCAAGGTGCCCAGCCTGCCGGGCGTGGAGTACTACCTGGAACGCGGCTGCGTGCCCGGTGGGACCCTGCGCAACTTCGAGAGCTATGGCGACCGCCTGGCGCCGCTCGCAGAAGTGCAGAAACTTCTGCTCTGCGACCCACAGACCAGCGGCGGCCTGCTGGTGGCGGTGGCGCCGGAAGGAGAGGCGGAGTTTCTGGCCGTGGCCGAGGAGCTCGGCCTGCAACTGGCGCCCATCGGCCAGTTGCACGAGCGACAGAGTCTCGCGGTCGAGGTGTTCTGA
- the mnmH gene encoding tRNA 2-selenouridine(34) synthase MnmH: MRPDTSNYREIFLDDLPMMDARAPVEFSKGAFPHTVNLPLMTDIERQKVGTSYKQHGQQAAIALGHQLVSGATKAERIEGWAAFARANPQGYLYCFRGGLRSQLVQEWLRTEAGIEYPRVRGGYKAMRTFLLETTQDAVNQCDFVLVGGLTGTGKTDVIAHLANSLDLEGHANHRGSSFGKRATPQPAQIDFENALAIDILKKRAAGHEQFVLEDEGRIVGSCSVPLELYQGMQQYPLVWLDDSFDDRVERILRDYVVNLCAEFIATHGDEHGFTRFAERMRQSLDNILRRLGGERHQRLSALMEAALAEQEATGNVELHRGWIEGLLREYYDPMYAFQRESKSTRIEFAGEQAAVLEYLRHRQSARR; the protein is encoded by the coding sequence ATGCGTCCGGACACCTCGAATTACCGCGAAATCTTCCTCGATGACCTGCCGATGATGGATGCCCGCGCCCCGGTGGAATTCTCCAAGGGCGCCTTCCCCCATACGGTCAACCTGCCGCTGATGACCGACATCGAGCGGCAGAAAGTGGGGACGTCCTACAAGCAGCATGGCCAGCAGGCGGCCATTGCCCTGGGCCACCAGCTGGTGAGCGGCGCGACCAAGGCGGAGCGCATCGAGGGTTGGGCTGCCTTCGCCCGCGCTAATCCACAGGGTTACCTCTACTGCTTCAGGGGCGGTCTGCGTTCGCAGCTGGTGCAGGAGTGGTTGAGGACGGAAGCGGGGATCGAGTATCCGAGGGTGAGAGGCGGCTACAAGGCGATGCGGACCTTTCTCCTGGAAACGACCCAGGACGCAGTCAACCAGTGCGATTTCGTGCTGGTGGGCGGCCTGACCGGCACTGGCAAGACCGATGTGATCGCGCATCTGGCCAACAGCCTGGACCTCGAAGGCCACGCCAACCACCGAGGTTCGAGCTTCGGTAAGCGCGCGACTCCCCAGCCCGCGCAAATCGATTTCGAAAACGCACTGGCCATCGACATCCTCAAGAAGCGCGCCGCCGGCCATGAACAGTTCGTGCTGGAAGACGAGGGGCGCATCGTCGGTAGCTGCTCGGTGCCGCTGGAGTTGTACCAGGGCATGCAGCAATACCCGCTGGTCTGGCTCGATGACAGTTTCGACGACCGGGTGGAGCGTATCCTGCGGGATTACGTGGTCAACCTCTGTGCCGAGTTCATCGCCACCCACGGAGACGAACACGGCTTCACCCGCTTCGCCGAGCGCATGCGCCAGAGCCTGGACAATATCCTCCGGCGCCTGGGCGGCGAACGTCACCAGCGGTTGTCGGCATTGATGGAGGCTGCCCTTGCCGAGCAGGAAGCCACCGGCAATGTGGAGCTGCATCGTGGCTGGATCGAAGGTTTGCTGCGCGAGTATTACGACCCGATGTATGCCTTCCAGCGCGAAAGCAAGTCGACCCGGATCGAGTTCGCCGGCGAACAGGCAGCCGTCCTCGAGTATTTGCGTCATCGCCAGTCGGCGCGCCGCTGA
- a CDS encoding NAD(P)-dependent oxidoreductase, with translation MTDSLPSIAFAGIGLMGLPMTRRLLAAGYPLTVWNRSPEKCAPLVELGARRVKAPAELCAEADIVMLCLADTRVVRKVVFGEGGILEGAKPGQLLVDFSSLEPAATREMAADLEARTGMRWMDAPVSGGTPGAEAGTLAIMAGGHEDDVERVRPILAHLGQRLTRMGAVGAGQVTKVCNQMIVACNALVIAEVVALAEKAGVDASLIATALAGGFADSKPLQILAPQMAASHFEPIKWHVRTLLKDLDTAVRLSREHDSATPLSGLAAQLMRLHGSQGNLERDPATLVEMYRENH, from the coding sequence ATGACCGATTCCCTGCCTTCCATCGCTTTCGCCGGCATCGGCCTGATGGGCCTGCCCATGACCCGCCGCCTGCTGGCCGCCGGTTACCCGCTGACCGTATGGAACCGCTCGCCAGAGAAGTGCGCGCCTCTGGTTGAATTGGGTGCACGCCGCGTGAAAGCACCGGCCGAACTGTGCGCCGAGGCGGACATTGTGATGCTCTGCCTGGCGGACACCCGCGTGGTACGCAAGGTGGTGTTCGGTGAGGGCGGCATTCTTGAAGGCGCTAAGCCGGGACAATTGCTGGTGGATTTCTCCAGCCTGGAACCTGCCGCCACCCGCGAGATGGCAGCCGATCTGGAGGCTCGTACCGGCATGCGTTGGATGGACGCGCCGGTATCCGGTGGTACGCCCGGTGCCGAGGCTGGCACCCTGGCGATCATGGCCGGCGGTCATGAAGACGATGTGGAGCGGGTGCGGCCGATCCTCGCCCACCTGGGCCAGCGACTGACCCGCATGGGTGCGGTCGGAGCCGGCCAGGTGACCAAGGTCTGCAATCAGATGATCGTGGCCTGCAACGCCCTGGTAATTGCCGAAGTGGTTGCCCTGGCGGAAAAGGCCGGTGTGGATGCGAGCCTGATCGCCACGGCGCTGGCCGGTGGCTTCGCGGATTCCAAGCCGCTGCAGATCCTCGCGCCGCAGATGGCCGCGAGCCATTTCGAACCCATCAAATGGCACGTGCGCACCCTGCTGAAAGATCTGGATACCGCAGTGCGCCTGTCTCGCGAGCACGACTCGGCAACGCCGCTCAGTGGCCTGGCGGCCCAACTGATGCGCCTGCACGGCAGTCAGGGCAATCTGGAACGCGATCCGGCTACGCTGGTGGAAATGTATCGGGAGAATCATTGA
- a CDS encoding ABC transporter permease — protein sequence MLKATPRDPAALPRLLLTLLALALLWPGLELSELNPAVLLDEGNARTMGQFLSAFWPPEHGEEFLHLLGRATLETLAIATAGMSLALLIALPASLWASRALSLSALHRGGRPAWWAQALRWPVRGLLIFLRSVPEIVWALLFVRAVGLGPTAGVLAIAITYSGMLGKVYAEIFESVDPRPTRALLAAGSPRLAAFAYGVLPNAAAEVISYTVYRWECAVRASVVMGFVGAGGLGQQMDLSMRMFAGGEVASMLLTFLALVLLADQLSRFLRGRFA from the coding sequence ATGCTGAAAGCCACACCACGCGACCCCGCCGCGCTGCCCCGCCTACTGCTCACCCTACTGGCCCTGGCGCTGCTCTGGCCTGGGCTGGAACTGAGCGAACTGAACCCGGCAGTGCTGCTGGATGAGGGCAACGCCCGCACCATGGGGCAATTCCTGTCGGCCTTCTGGCCACCCGAGCACGGCGAGGAGTTCCTTCATCTGTTAGGTCGCGCCACGCTGGAAACCCTGGCCATCGCCACCGCAGGCATGAGTCTGGCGCTGCTGATCGCCCTACCCGCCTCCCTCTGGGCCAGTCGAGCCCTTTCGTTGTCGGCCCTGCACCGCGGCGGGCGCCCAGCCTGGTGGGCGCAGGCGTTGCGCTGGCCGGTGCGCGGCCTGCTGATTTTCCTGCGCAGTGTTCCGGAAATCGTCTGGGCACTACTGTTCGTCCGCGCCGTGGGCCTGGGCCCCACCGCCGGGGTGCTGGCCATCGCCATCACCTACAGCGGCATGCTCGGCAAGGTCTACGCGGAGATCTTCGAGTCCGTCGACCCACGCCCCACCCGCGCACTGCTTGCCGCCGGCAGCCCACGTCTGGCGGCGTTCGCCTATGGCGTACTGCCCAACGCAGCGGCAGAAGTGATTTCCTACACCGTCTACCGCTGGGAGTGCGCAGTGCGCGCCTCAGTCGTGATGGGCTTCGTCGGCGCCGGCGGCCTGGGCCAGCAGATGGACCTGTCGATGCGCATGTTCGCCGGCGGCGAAGTTGCCAGCATGCTGCTGACCTTCCTCGCCCTGGTGCTGTTGGCCGACCAACTCAGCCGCTTCCTGCGCGGGAGATTCGCGTGA
- a CDS encoding DUF5064 family protein encodes MFEPGHVHRANIPGIPGQQEFSIDLYYEARPNPKEGTMLHFRMVGEIAGKPFEEEFEMHRDTAFNFAAVVSKVAVKNGLSPNNTLIMRNHKEYDLIFEDIRRVLGAEPGEKVNFDHLEKDGF; translated from the coding sequence ATGTTCGAACCAGGCCATGTACACCGGGCCAATATTCCCGGTATTCCTGGGCAGCAGGAATTCTCCATCGACCTTTATTACGAAGCTCGTCCTAACCCCAAGGAAGGCACCATGCTGCACTTCCGCATGGTGGGCGAGATCGCGGGCAAGCCTTTCGAGGAGGAGTTCGAGATGCACCGCGACACGGCATTCAACTTCGCTGCCGTGGTTTCCAAGGTGGCGGTCAAGAATGGCCTGAGCCCCAACAACACGCTGATCATGCGTAATCACAAGGAATACGACCTGATCTTCGAAGATATCCGCCGCGTGCTGGGTGCCGAACCCGGTGAGAAGGTGAACTTCGACCATCTCGAGAAAGACGGGTTCTGA
- a CDS encoding phosphonate ABC transporter ATP-binding protein — protein MSLSLHGVDLVHANGQPALRGIDLTVGSGERVAIIGPSGAGKTSLLRLLATNLKPAAGQFQLLGATPWSLSARERQRLRARIGLVHQAPPLPPRQRVVTAVLAGKLGQWSLGKGLLSLVHPLDSTGAQAALARLDLADKLFERCDQLSGGQLQRVGIARVLYQAPELILADEPVSAMDPVLADHTLDVLCADASRRGVTLLASLHAVELALKHFPRIIGVRDGRVAFDLPREAVSQADLDTLYANEQLHGDTPSSPPIAAPVLHIPRC, from the coding sequence GTGAGCCTGTCGCTGCATGGCGTGGATCTGGTCCACGCCAACGGCCAACCTGCACTCCGGGGCATCGATCTCACTGTCGGTAGCGGTGAAAGGGTAGCCATCATCGGCCCATCGGGCGCCGGCAAGACCAGCCTGCTGCGCCTGCTCGCCACCAACCTGAAACCCGCCGCCGGGCAGTTCCAACTGCTCGGCGCGACGCCTTGGTCGCTCTCCGCGCGGGAGCGCCAGCGCCTGCGGGCGCGCATCGGTCTGGTGCACCAGGCGCCGCCCTTGCCACCACGCCAAAGGGTGGTCACCGCAGTACTGGCTGGCAAGCTCGGCCAATGGTCCCTGGGCAAAGGCTTGCTCAGCCTGGTGCATCCCCTGGACAGCACCGGCGCCCAGGCCGCCCTGGCACGGCTGGATCTGGCCGATAAGCTCTTCGAGCGCTGCGACCAGCTCTCCGGCGGCCAATTGCAGCGCGTGGGCATCGCCCGCGTGCTCTACCAGGCACCCGAATTGATCCTCGCCGACGAGCCGGTTTCCGCAATGGACCCGGTGCTCGCCGATCACACCCTCGACGTACTCTGCGCCGACGCCAGTCGCCGTGGCGTCACGCTGCTGGCGAGTCTGCACGCCGTGGAGCTGGCACTGAAACATTTTCCGCGCATCATCGGCGTACGCGACGGCCGTGTTGCCTTCGACCTCCCGCGGGAAGCTGTCAGCCAGGCTGACCTGGATACCCTCTACGCCAACGAGCAACTGCACGGCGACACCCCATCCTCGCCGCCCATAGCGGCCCCCGTGCTGCACATTCCGCGATGCTGA
- a CDS encoding DUF2288 domain-containing protein yields MNDNASTLYAKLLGETAAITWEELQPFFARGALLWVDGAEDLVAVALAVAEDDKAQVAAFLAAGKLSKVEEDRAQDLLARDPKLWAVVVAPWVLIQERDEAPTRH; encoded by the coding sequence ATGAACGATAACGCTAGCACCCTCTATGCCAAGCTGCTTGGCGAAACCGCCGCCATTACCTGGGAAGAGCTACAGCCCTTCTTCGCCCGTGGCGCGCTGCTCTGGGTCGATGGCGCCGAAGACCTGGTGGCCGTTGCCCTGGCCGTGGCCGAAGACGACAAGGCGCAGGTCGCGGCCTTTTTGGCCGCCGGCAAGCTCAGCAAGGTGGAGGAAGACCGTGCCCAGGACCTGCTGGCCCGCGATCCGAAGCTCTGGGCTGTGGTGGTGGCCCCCTGGGTTCTGATCCAGGAGCGGGACGAAGCGCCGACCCGTCACTGA
- the phnE gene encoding phosphonate ABC transporter, permease protein PhnE, with protein MRPGNILVIVALLAAAVASFVWLGVDLGALVSGDALHQMGSYAMRFLHPDFSTAHLKAIGWGALETLAMSALGTLLAALLGLLIALPAAGRFGSLAQGTARLLLNALRAVPELVWAALMVLAAGLGPNAGTLALALHTAGVLGRLFAEALENTPPEPAEAIRLNGGGRVAAFCYGTLPGVWPQLVAYMLYRWENNIRMASVLGFVGAGGLGQMLYMSLSLFQEAQAASVILAMLILVLGVDALSGWMRQRWVSA; from the coding sequence GTGAGGCCGGGCAATATCCTGGTGATCGTCGCCTTGCTGGCGGCGGCAGTCGCGTCCTTCGTGTGGCTGGGCGTCGACCTTGGCGCCCTGGTCAGTGGCGACGCCCTGCACCAGATGGGCAGCTACGCCATGCGCTTCCTCCACCCGGACTTTTCCACCGCACACCTCAAGGCCATCGGCTGGGGCGCCCTGGAGACGCTCGCGATGTCGGCCCTCGGCACGCTGCTGGCGGCGCTGCTGGGCCTGCTCATCGCCCTGCCTGCCGCCGGCCGCTTCGGCAGCCTGGCCCAAGGGACCGCGCGCCTGCTGCTGAATGCGCTACGTGCGGTGCCTGAACTGGTTTGGGCTGCGCTGATGGTCCTGGCTGCCGGCCTGGGTCCGAACGCCGGTACCCTGGCCCTGGCCCTGCACACCGCCGGCGTGCTGGGCCGGCTGTTCGCCGAGGCCCTGGAAAACACCCCGCCCGAACCCGCCGAAGCCATCCGCCTGAATGGCGGCGGACGAGTTGCCGCCTTCTGCTACGGCACCCTGCCGGGGGTCTGGCCGCAACTGGTGGCCTACATGCTCTATCGCTGGGAGAACAACATCCGCATGGCCAGCGTGCTCGGCTTCGTCGGCGCCGGAGGGCTGGGGCAGATGCTCTACATGAGCCTGTCCCTGTTCCAGGAAGCCCAGGCGGCCAGCGTGATCCTGGCAATGCTGATTCTGGTACTGGGAGTGGATGCCCTGAGCGGCTGGATGCGCCAACGCTGGGTCAGTGCATAG
- a CDS encoding hydroxypyruvate isomerase family protein produces the protein MKIAANLSLLFTDRPLIERVIAARVCGFDGVEVQFPYELPAIRMKEVLEAAGLPLVLFNLPAGDLMDGGPGLAAVPDRQEQFDDALAQALSYAAMTRPRFVNVLAGRQAEGVSRDRALACLAANLRKTAEAFAVLHIGVVCEAINPLDMPGFLINTPEQLDRLLRDVDHPNLSAQYDLYHMARQGVDAAAGIRLLAGRIGHVQFADCPGRGEPGTGNTDFGPAMRALQEDDYPGWLGAEYKPTGVTADTLGWLPDWKARLA, from the coding sequence ATGAAGATCGCCGCGAACTTGTCCCTGCTGTTCACCGATCGCCCATTGATTGAGCGTGTCATAGCCGCCCGCGTCTGCGGATTTGACGGCGTCGAGGTGCAGTTCCCCTACGAGTTGCCGGCGATCCGCATGAAGGAAGTGCTGGAAGCAGCCGGCCTGCCGCTGGTCCTCTTCAACCTGCCGGCTGGCGACCTGATGGATGGCGGCCCTGGCCTCGCGGCCGTGCCGGATCGACAGGAGCAGTTCGACGATGCGCTGGCGCAGGCACTGAGCTACGCCGCCATGACTCGCCCGCGCTTCGTCAATGTGCTGGCAGGGCGGCAGGCCGAGGGCGTCAGCCGTGATCGAGCCTTGGCCTGCCTTGCGGCCAACCTGCGCAAGACAGCTGAAGCCTTTGCGGTGCTGCATATTGGCGTGGTGTGCGAGGCGATCAACCCGCTGGATATGCCTGGTTTCCTGATCAACACCCCGGAGCAACTGGACCGGTTGCTGCGCGATGTCGACCACCCCAACCTCAGTGCCCAGTACGACCTCTACCACATGGCCCGGCAGGGCGTGGACGCGGCGGCGGGTATTCGCCTGCTGGCTGGTCGCATCGGCCATGTGCAGTTCGCCGACTGCCCCGGCCGCGGTGAGCCGGGCACGGGCAACACCGACTTCGGCCCTGCCATGCGTGCCCTGCAGGAAGATGATTACCCCGGGTGGCTGGGAGCCGAGTACAAGCCCACCGGCGTCACTGCCGACACTCTGGGCTGGCTGCCGGACTGGAAGGCCAGGCTGGCCTGA
- a CDS encoding bifunctional diguanylate cyclase/phosphodiesterase — protein sequence MDWLGLRFGTDLPADGQILLACTHNSWLVLLAFLVASGAGYCAFDMAERVAHAQQPETRRRWCWLGAWCLGGGIWAMHFIAMLAFEAPITIDYDIPTTTLSLVMVVSASLVGMYTLGRTNVEPRHYLAAALAIGLGITLMHYSGMAAIRSVATQYYHPVMVVVSVGVAVAASLAAMLLSAFFRERSEGHQLLKIPASLAMGGAICSMHFTGMLALQLAVPAGTELHLKQADNALQLGLSLAVIAGMVLVFALCVAWADKKLQRKERDLQHVNNLLRELEQVKVKLQNVAHYDALTNLPNRRAFNDFFVEKLQQHAQYKQPLAVMFLDVDHFKRVNDSLGHDAGDELLKVVAERVRSVLRREDVIARLGGDEFCVLASLGSLMEAKALSQRIMHRMKEPITLAGRNVTMTTSIGISLFPDDGETCEELLKHADLALYQAKSSGRNNLHFFSHHLKHKATFELQLEEELHLALARDQGLFLNYQPILDLNSGQVTKLEALVRWQHPQLGLLSPDRFIGVAEANGFIAELDGWVLRRACRDLASLAAKGFHDLRVAVNCSALNLSRNELADEVQRVLEESGLRPQRLELEVTENALMCNVNQALYLLERIRSLGVSISIDDFGTGYSSLAYLKRLPLDTLKIDRSFVMDIPGSHADMEIVQAIIGMAHTLHLHVVAEGVETREQLEFLHGQGCDYIQGYLLSRPQSLEAIEAFLRSSYGLSGSNVLPLRPKDSSPA from the coding sequence ATGGACTGGCTGGGTCTGCGCTTCGGTACCGATCTTCCTGCGGACGGCCAGATCCTCCTGGCTTGCACCCATAACAGCTGGTTGGTGTTGCTGGCCTTCCTCGTCGCCTCAGGCGCCGGTTACTGCGCGTTCGACATGGCTGAACGAGTGGCCCATGCGCAGCAACCGGAAACCCGGCGGCGCTGGTGCTGGCTTGGGGCCTGGTGCCTTGGGGGCGGCATCTGGGCGATGCACTTCATCGCCATGCTGGCCTTCGAAGCGCCTATCACCATCGACTACGACATCCCCACCACCACGCTCTCGCTGGTCATGGTGGTTTCCGCCTCACTGGTGGGCATGTACACCCTCGGCCGGACCAACGTCGAACCCCGCCACTACCTCGCGGCGGCACTGGCAATCGGCCTTGGCATCACCCTAATGCACTACAGCGGCATGGCCGCGATCCGCTCGGTGGCGACCCAGTACTATCACCCCGTCATGGTCGTCGTATCTGTGGGTGTAGCCGTGGCCGCCAGCCTGGCTGCCATGCTGCTTTCCGCATTCTTCCGTGAGCGCAGCGAAGGCCACCAACTGCTGAAGATTCCCGCCAGCCTGGCCATGGGCGGCGCCATCTGCAGCATGCACTTCACCGGCATGCTGGCCCTGCAACTGGCGGTTCCCGCGGGCACCGAACTTCACCTCAAACAAGCCGACAATGCCTTACAGCTCGGCCTCAGCCTCGCGGTGATCGCTGGCATGGTGCTGGTGTTCGCCCTGTGCGTGGCCTGGGCCGACAAGAAGCTGCAACGCAAGGAACGTGACCTGCAACACGTCAACAACCTGCTGCGGGAACTGGAGCAGGTTAAGGTCAAACTGCAGAACGTCGCCCATTACGACGCCCTCACCAACCTGCCCAACCGTCGTGCATTCAACGATTTCTTCGTCGAGAAGCTTCAACAGCACGCCCAGTACAAGCAACCGCTGGCCGTAATGTTCCTGGACGTGGACCATTTCAAACGCGTCAACGACAGCCTCGGCCACGACGCCGGAGACGAGTTGCTCAAGGTCGTGGCAGAGCGGGTACGCAGCGTACTGCGCCGGGAGGATGTCATCGCGCGCCTGGGAGGAGATGAGTTCTGCGTGCTGGCCAGCCTCGGTAGCCTGATGGAAGCCAAGGCGCTGTCCCAACGCATCATGCACCGCATGAAGGAGCCCATCACCCTGGCCGGGCGCAATGTCACCATGACCACCAGCATCGGCATCAGCCTCTTTCCGGATGATGGCGAGACCTGCGAGGAACTGCTCAAGCACGCCGACCTCGCGCTCTACCAGGCCAAGAGCAGCGGTCGCAACAACCTCCACTTCTTCAGCCACCACCTGAAGCACAAGGCGACATTCGAGCTGCAACTGGAGGAAGAACTGCACCTGGCGCTGGCCAGGGATCAGGGCCTGTTCCTCAACTACCAGCCCATCCTGGACCTGAACAGCGGCCAGGTAACCAAGCTGGAAGCCCTGGTGCGCTGGCAGCATCCACAACTTGGCCTGCTCTCTCCCGACCGCTTCATCGGTGTGGCCGAAGCCAATGGCTTCATCGCCGAACTGGACGGCTGGGTGCTGCGCCGCGCCTGTCGCGACCTGGCCAGCCTGGCCGCCAAGGGATTCCACGACTTGCGAGTGGCGGTGAACTGCTCGGCGCTCAACCTCAGCCGCAATGAACTGGCGGACGAAGTGCAGCGTGTCCTGGAGGAAAGCGGGCTACGGCCGCAAAGGCTGGAGCTGGAGGTCACCGAAAACGCCCTGATGTGCAACGTCAACCAGGCGCTGTACCTGCTGGAGCGCATTCGCAGCCTCGGCGTGAGCATTTCCATCGATGACTTCGGCACCGGCTATTCATCCCTGGCTTACCTGAAGCGACTGCCCCTGGATACGCTCAAGATCGACCGTTCCTTCGTCATGGACATCCCCGGCAGCCATGCCGACATGGAGATCGTCCAGGCCATCATCGGCATGGCCCACACCCTGCATCTGCACGTGGTGGCCGAAGGGGTGGAGACTCGCGAACAGCTGGAGTTTCTCCATGGCCAAGGCTGCGACTACATCCAGGGCTACCTGCTCAGTCGCCCACAGTCGCTGGAGGCCATCGAAGCCTTCCTGCGTAGCTCCTACGGACTGAGCGGCAGCAATGTGCTGCCACTGCGCCCCAAGGACTCCAGCCCGGCCTGA
- a CDS encoding putative selenate ABC transporter substrate-binding protein: MFKRSLALVAGIALSFSAVVSQAADVLKVSAIPDEAPTELLRKFKPLGAYLEKQLGMKVEFVPVADYAAVVESLAADRLDMAWLGGFTFVQTRLKTGNAIPLVQREQDEKFTSKFISADPAVKSLQDLKGKTFAFGSVSSTSGSLMPRYFMQKDGIVPEQFFSRVAYSGAHDATVAWVQAGKVDGGVLNASVWQKLVDAGKVDTSKVKVFATTPTYYDYNWTVRGTLDPALAEKIKQAFLALDPANPEHKAILDLQAASRFIPTKPENYKGIEEAARSAGLLK; encoded by the coding sequence ATGTTCAAACGCTCTCTCGCCCTCGTGGCAGGCATCGCACTGTCTTTTTCCGCTGTTGTTTCCCAGGCCGCCGACGTCCTCAAGGTCTCGGCCATTCCCGACGAAGCGCCAACCGAACTGCTGCGCAAGTTCAAGCCGCTCGGTGCGTACCTCGAAAAACAACTGGGCATGAAAGTAGAGTTCGTTCCCGTGGCCGACTATGCGGCCGTGGTCGAATCCCTCGCGGCCGACCGTTTGGACATGGCCTGGCTCGGCGGCTTCACCTTCGTCCAGACTCGCCTGAAGACCGGCAACGCCATCCCCCTGGTGCAACGCGAGCAGGACGAGAAGTTCACTAGCAAGTTCATCAGCGCCGACCCGGCAGTGAAGTCCCTGCAGGACCTCAAGGGCAAGACCTTCGCTTTCGGCTCGGTTTCCTCCACCTCCGGCAGCCTGATGCCGCGCTACTTCATGCAGAAGGACGGCATCGTGCCCGAGCAGTTCTTCTCCCGAGTTGCCTACTCCGGCGCCCACGACGCCACAGTGGCCTGGGTCCAGGCCGGCAAGGTCGATGGCGGCGTGCTCAACGCCAGCGTCTGGCAGAAACTGGTGGACGCCGGCAAGGTCGACACCAGCAAGGTGAAGGTATTCGCCACCACCCCGACCTACTACGACTACAACTGGACGGTGCGCGGAACCCTGGACCCCGCCCTGGCCGAGAAAATCAAACAGGCCTTCCTCGCGCTCGACCCAGCCAATCCGGAACACAAGGCGATCCTCGACCTGCAGGCCGCCAGCCGTTTCATTCCGACCAAGCCCGAGAACTACAAAGGCATCGAGGAAGCCGCACGCTCGGCCGGCCTGTTGAAGTGA